The Niastella koreensis GR20-10 genome includes a window with the following:
- a CDS encoding DUF6266 family protein, with translation MAKFNQGITGPFQGKVGTVIGASWKGIPYMRSLPKKRTIPPTAGELANRKKWALSQQWLKPVQDFVRIGFKGYSLKSEGFIAAKSYLLKNAITGEGETLAIDPARVKLSWGDLPLPNNLQMTRLKGKQIQFTWDPQFIDDISHEGDQIMMLAYNVEKYKVVDDLYGRARAHGSDILKIESKTGTFHIYVAFVAHDRSRQSESVYMGTVEL, from the coding sequence ATGGCTAAATTCAACCAGGGTATCACTGGTCCCTTCCAGGGAAAAGTGGGTACCGTTATCGGCGCATCCTGGAAAGGGATCCCCTACATGCGCTCGCTTCCTAAAAAAAGAACCATTCCACCAACTGCTGGGGAACTGGCAAACCGGAAAAAATGGGCATTATCTCAACAGTGGCTGAAGCCCGTTCAGGATTTTGTCAGGATCGGATTTAAAGGGTATAGCCTCAAATCGGAAGGATTTATTGCCGCCAAGTCTTATTTGCTGAAGAATGCCATTACAGGCGAAGGAGAAACACTGGCTATTGACCCGGCGCGGGTGAAGCTGAGCTGGGGCGATCTTCCTCTGCCCAATAATTTACAGATGACCAGGTTGAAAGGAAAACAAATTCAATTTACCTGGGACCCCCAATTTATTGATGATATTTCGCATGAAGGCGATCAGATTATGATGCTGGCCTATAATGTTGAAAAATACAAAGTGGTAGACGACCTGTACGGCCGGGCAAGAGCCCACGGTTCAGACATCCTGAAAATAGAGAGCAAAACCGGCACCTTTCATATCTATGTAGCCTTTGTTGCGCATGACCGTAGCAGACAGTCGGAAAGCGTGTATATGGGCACTGTTGAATTATAA